From a region of the uncultured Desulfatiglans sp. genome:
- a CDS encoding GCN5-related N-acetyltransferase has translation MAHSGKTRTPYWPDQYVAKRRSPAQAIRAIKRGQRVFIGTSCGEPQILVRELAAQSASFTDLEIVRVLSLETTPLTLIADQTACHNFNVRSFYLGSAKPRALSANKRFITPINLSAVPRLFKSRQLKLDVALIQVSEPDDFGWMSLGVSVDVTMAAAQSADLVIAQVNPQMPRVLGRSFIHVNEVDIVVEHDEPLITIGQAPDFATARWIAQHAAKLIEDGATLQISLGTTPQALLLGLSDKNDLGVHTQFLTDGIMHLFSSGVVNNRRKGFNEGKLVASGAIGSANLYEFLHDNPGIEFHPSDYVNDPMIIARHNRMTSLNVGMAIDLTGQVAADAMPFNHFTGVNGFMDFVRGASQAPQGKSIIMIPSTTLDGRSSRIVPLMENVAVVVPRGDVQYVVTEYGVVNLFGKSLQERALALISIAHPDFRDELFHEAKERGFLGQERTLADTMRCIYPLDIEEVRMIGGHRVFFRPARPTDERLVQEHFYAMDQQDVVRRFLHEKTSFLREDVADVFMVDYVNDMAILAVTGEPGFERVIGVGGYFSSPGGGPAEVAYSVAKDWQGKGISSILQEKLLDSARNHGIPGFVAYTSAGNRAMIRLFEKLPYRVDILQDADGVTLKTLFDDLPSPAPCTGDL, from the coding sequence CATTCCGGAAAGACGAGGACCCCTTACTGGCCGGACCAATACGTCGCGAAGCGCCGGAGCCCCGCGCAGGCGATCCGCGCCATCAAGCGCGGGCAGCGGGTGTTCATCGGGACCTCCTGCGGGGAGCCCCAGATCCTGGTGCGGGAACTGGCCGCACAGTCGGCCTCCTTTACCGATCTGGAGATCGTCCGAGTCCTCAGCCTGGAGACCACCCCTCTCACCCTGATCGCCGATCAAACCGCCTGTCACAACTTCAACGTCCGCTCCTTCTACCTCGGCTCCGCCAAGCCCCGGGCCCTTTCGGCCAACAAGCGCTTCATCACGCCGATCAACCTCTCGGCCGTTCCAAGGCTTTTCAAGAGCCGTCAGCTCAAACTGGACGTCGCCCTGATCCAGGTCTCGGAGCCGGACGATTTCGGCTGGATGAGCCTCGGGGTGAGCGTCGACGTCACGATGGCGGCAGCCCAGTCCGCTGATTTGGTGATCGCGCAGGTCAATCCGCAGATGCCGCGCGTCCTGGGGCGGAGTTTCATCCACGTGAACGAGGTCGACATCGTCGTAGAGCATGACGAACCCCTGATCACAATCGGGCAGGCGCCCGACTTCGCGACGGCCCGGTGGATCGCACAGCATGCCGCGAAGCTCATCGAAGACGGCGCGACCTTGCAGATCAGCCTCGGAACCACCCCCCAGGCCTTGCTGCTCGGCCTCTCGGACAAGAACGACCTCGGGGTCCACACCCAGTTCCTGACCGACGGGATCATGCACCTCTTTTCGAGCGGGGTAGTCAACAACCGCCGCAAGGGCTTCAACGAGGGGAAGCTCGTGGCAAGCGGGGCCATCGGGTCGGCCAACCTGTACGAGTTCCTGCACGACAACCCCGGCATCGAGTTCCACCCCTCCGACTATGTGAACGACCCGATGATCATCGCCCGCCACAACCGGATGACCTCCCTGAACGTCGGGATGGCCATCGACCTTACCGGCCAGGTGGCGGCCGACGCCATGCCCTTCAATCACTTCACGGGCGTCAACGGCTTCATGGATTTCGTCCGCGGGGCGAGCCAGGCGCCCCAGGGCAAGAGCATCATCATGATCCCTTCGACGACCCTGGACGGGAGGAGCAGCCGGATCGTTCCGCTCATGGAAAACGTCGCCGTCGTCGTTCCTCGCGGCGACGTGCAGTACGTGGTCACCGAGTACGGGGTCGTGAACCTCTTCGGGAAGAGCCTTCAGGAGCGCGCGCTCGCCCTGATCAGCATCGCCCATCCGGACTTCCGGGACGAACTCTTCCACGAGGCCAAAGAGAGGGGCTTCCTCGGCCAGGAGCGCACCCTGGCCGACACCATGCGCTGCATCTATCCCCTCGACATCGAGGAAGTCCGCATGATCGGCGGGCACAGGGTCTTTTTCAGGCCCGCCCGCCCAACCGACGAAAGACTCGTTCAAGAGCATTTCTACGCCATGGACCAGCAGGACGTGGTCCGTCGTTTTCTGCACGAAAAAACCAGTTTTCTCCGGGAAGACGTTGCAGACGTCTTCATGGTCGACTACGTGAACGATATGGCCATCCTCGCCGTCACGGGCGAACCCGGCTTCGAACGGGTCATCGGCGTCGGCGGCTATTTCTCGAGCCCGGGCGGCGGACCAGCCGAGGTGGCCTACAGCGTCGCCAAGGACTGGCAGGGCAAAGGGATCTCGTCCATCCTCCAGGAAAAGCTCCTGGACAGTGCACGCAATCACGGCATCCCCGGCTTCGTAGCCTACACCTCGGCCGGCAACCGCGCCATGATCCGGCTTTTCGAGAAGCTGCCCTACCGGGTGGATATCTTGCAGGACGCCGACGGCGTCACGCTGAAGACCCTGTTCGACGACCTCCCCTCCCCGGCGCCCTGCACCGGGGACCTTTGA